One genomic window of Candidatus Marinimicrobia bacterium CG08_land_8_20_14_0_20_45_22 includes the following:
- a CDS encoding anhydro-N-acetylmuramic acid kinase, with product MIKSMISLAEKDHLNVLGLMSGTSLDGLDLCFAEIRRVPDGIDARINAFSTIPYSPEFRAALVSLSNGDTETICHMNFEIGRVWTRMIRQFFTQIGKSEKEIDLIGSHGQTIWHIHSDSTLQIGEASLFAEEFGIPVVADFRVRDIAAGGSGAPLVPIVDYFLFKKYKKTLLILNLGGIANFTIVPSKAESVEDIYALDTGPGNSLIDLATGIYTNGKVNYDRDGKIAESGREIPEILAELMQHPYLISPLPKSTGREVFGINYLRQIINRFRIKQKDMPDLIATLTKFSAKAIHWNYMQFFPNRLLDEIIISGGGAKNPVLVNHLRRMFTNVPIRNVTEYGIDGDAKEAFAFAMLAALRIWEIPGNVPNTTGARRQVVLGKIIN from the coding sequence TTCGCTGAAATTCGGCGCGTTCCGGACGGAATTGACGCCAGAATTAACGCCTTCTCAACGATTCCTTACTCTCCGGAATTTCGCGCCGCGCTGGTTTCTCTTTCGAACGGCGATACGGAAACAATCTGCCACATGAACTTTGAAATCGGAAGAGTCTGGACTCGGATGATTCGTCAGTTCTTCACGCAGATTGGGAAATCGGAAAAGGAAATCGACCTGATTGGTTCTCACGGACAAACGATTTGGCACATTCACAGCGATTCCACGCTTCAAATTGGCGAAGCGTCGCTTTTTGCAGAAGAATTTGGAATTCCGGTCGTCGCGGATTTTCGAGTTCGGGATATCGCCGCTGGCGGTTCTGGCGCTCCGCTGGTTCCAATTGTCGATTACTTTCTTTTCAAAAAGTACAAAAAGACCCTTTTAATTCTAAATCTTGGCGGGATCGCCAACTTTACGATTGTCCCTTCTAAAGCAGAATCGGTGGAAGACATTTATGCCTTGGACACGGGACCTGGAAACTCGTTGATTGATCTTGCAACCGGTATTTACACCAATGGTAAAGTGAATTATGATCGAGATGGTAAAATTGCGGAATCGGGTAGGGAAATTCCGGAAATACTTGCGGAACTCATGCAACATCCGTACTTGATATCGCCTTTACCGAAGTCTACTGGTCGCGAAGTTTTTGGTATCAATTATTTGAGGCAAATCATCAATCGTTTTCGCATCAAGCAGAAGGATATGCCCGACTTAATTGCAACATTAACTAAATTTTCGGCAAAAGCGATTCACTGGAATTACATGCAGTTCTTTCCCAATCGACTGCTCGATGAAATTATTATCAGCGGAGGTGGCGCAAAAAATCCGGTACTGGTAAATCATTTGAGAAGGATGTTTACAAATGTTCCTATCAGAAACGTGACCGAATACGGAATTGACGGCGATGCGAAAGAAGCGTTTGCATTTGCGATGTTAGCTGCCTTGAGAATCTGGGAAATTCCGGGGAATGTTCCCAATACGACCGGCGCCCGTCGCCAAGTCGTCTTAGGGAAAATCATTAATTGA